Within the Deinococcus radiotolerans genome, the region GCAATTGAGCGACGGCTTGATGCGTTGCTGGAAGAGGCACCTCAGGTGAATCCTGAAGTGCCACCGGTTCTCAGACGACGCGGGCGGTAATCACCTGAGCGGAATCTGGCTGTGCGGTGCTGCGCTTCCTCCGTGACAGGCGCGTGCCATTCGATAACAATCAGGCAGAACGTGATGTGCGCCCGTAGTGCGTGAAACCTGACTACCCTTCAAAACAGGGCATGAGTGTGCTCAAGGTGCGCCAGGATGCGCCGGACGGATGC harbors:
- a CDS encoding IS66 family transposase; translation: MLRFLRDRRVPFDNNQAERDVRP